CCCCTGCCCTCCGGTTGTTCCCTGCTGTGGTTCTCACACCTGTGGGCCCCTCTGCCCTAAATGCCGGCTGTGGACCAGGGACTAAACGTTCCTATATACGTTTCTAAATGGGGGCGAGTTGAGGACCTCTGAATTCCAGCCCCTCATCCAAGTAAGTCCTAGAGAAGTGACGTGAGGGGGGGGACTGAATCCCAACTCTGCCTCCTGGGCTGGAGCTTAGAGCTAGGAAGGGATAGGAGAGGAGGTCTGCTCTGTGACTTTTTGTCTCTGTTTACCTCGTCTTCCCGGGGCCTGCCCACGTGCTCCCGCAGCTTCCTGGTGAACATACAGTACCGCCGTCTCTACCAAAGCATGCAGTCCCAGTACCTGAAGCTGCTCACCGCGCAGGTGAGTGGGGGCAGCACCGCTGGGCCCACCAGCAGCCTTGGGGCCCTGGAGCAGCATGATAAGGCGGGGCCCCCTTTAAGTGCCACTCCGGACACAGGAAGCTGAAACTCCAAGAAATGAAGCCCAGTGACTGGCAGGGTCACGATTTGAACGTGGCTTTGTCCCCATCCCATGCTGTTCTCTTGTAGGAGCCTAGGGGGTCTGCGTCAGCCAAGGAGACTTTAGGTTGAGAAGAGCTAGGAGAACGTGTTATAGACAAGCAAATGGAGGTCCGGGGTGGGAGAGGGCCTTGTGCAAGATCATCTAGGAGACCCTGACAGCCGGTCAGGACCAGATTCTGTACAACACAGTGGTTAGAGCATGAGCTCTAGGGTCAGATCGCTTATGTGCAAGTtcctttactagctgtgtgaccctgggcaggtttCTCATATCTTGAGACTTGTTTCCCCGCCTGTCAGATGGGGTTAATAATAGTATCTGCTTTCATAGGTGAAGCATTTAGTAGAGCACTGGACATGTAGAAAACACTCAGAAAATAGTGTTTCCTGCTTTGTACTATTTCACTGGGCCCCTTGAATTCCCTGCAGGGGTAGGGCTTGAACCAGGAAGGGCTGGGACCTGGGCTCATTCCAGACCCCCccattccctcctctgccctgctccagAAATACCGGATCCTGCTCTACAACGGAGATGTGGATATGGCCTGCAATTTCATGGGGGATGAGTGGTTTGTGGATTCCCTCAACCAGAAGGTACGGCGCAAGGATCCTGGCTCTGGGGAGGGATGGGACGGCTGTGCCTGGCAGCTAGGCTCTGGGCAGACAGGGCAAACCTGGGGGAGTTCCGGGCCCCTGAGGTCTTCCGGCAGCCGTGAGCAGAGATGATGGGGCGGCAGCAGGCTGCTAAGTCTTTCCTGGTGGGGCAGATGGAGGTCCAGCGCCGGCCCTGGTTAGTGGACTACGGGGACAGTGGGGAGCAGATTGCTGGCTTCGTGAAGGAGTTCTCCCACATCGCCTTTCTCACCATCAAGGTAGGGCTTGGGCCTGGCAAGGGCTGGCTTggctggaggggatggggcaaGACCCACCTGTCCTCCTTCCAGCTCCCTTTACACTGCGTTACCGGGATCCCAACTGGCCCCGTAAGAGCAAGTTTTCTGGCAGGTGTGGGAAAAATGCAGTGcttggggcagggctgggagaagaGGAAGGTCACCGGTTGGAGGGATCCAGTAGGATGGAGGACGCACCCACGGGCAGGGGTTACACAAGAAGGTGATCTCACAGAGCTTTGCTCCTAGGGCGCTGGGCACATGGTCCCCACCGACAAGCCCCAGGCTGCCCTCACCATGTTCTCCCGCTTCCTGAATAAGCAGCCGTACTGATGGAGATCAGTCCCCTTACTGATGGAGACAGCTCCCCTTCTGCCTGATCCAGCTCCTCTTTCCCGCTCTTCCTGCTAGAAGGGAGGTCCTCCTTTATGCAGAATGCCCCTGTGGGGCAGGTCCCTGCCTCCAGAACTGCTTCCCCCTTGCCGCCTCCACAGCCCTGTGCCTCCCAGACCAGGCCCCAGTGCCTCACATAGACAGCCTGGGGGAGTTAGCACTTTATTCCTgactggggtggggcctggcccCCTCCCTTCGTGCACTAGAACACAGCAGAGCTCAGGACAGCCCATGGGGAGGGTGGACGGACTGTAATTGGTGGATTGACTGATTATGGAATTAAATTGGGTACAGCTTAAAGCCCTGTCTTCTCTGTGGCACCGGGGGGTTAGACAGGACACTATAGgctgggggggggtgctgggggaggggacgaGAGGCGTCAGAGTCCTGAATGCCCCTGCCAGGGTGGGCTTGAGGGCTCAGGCAGCTGTCGTGGAGGGTGGTGGGGCACTGGATGCCCAGGGGTCCCTGGTGTCGGCAGGCCGGTTCTTCTCGATCACCTCTCGCAGCCCTTTGGCAAAGTGGAGGTCGGCCCCAATGGTGAGGAAGCCCTGTGCagtggggcagagaggggagtCTGTTTATTCCATCACAGGCCAAAATTTCAAGATAGAGACAAAGTCTTTAGCCTCGAGGGGTTCTCAATTTAGTGGGACAGGAGGAACAGCAAAGAAGTTCTTCTAGCTGCCTGTGAAGGGTGTAAAAGAGAGGCTGCAGGAGCACAGTCTGTGGAGGTCAAGgagggcttcctagaggaggtgacCTCTTAGCTCAGACGTTCAAGATGAGTAGATATTGGGGGTGGAATCTGGGAAGAGGTTTACAAGGTGACAGCCCAGCTGTGCAGAGGGCTGGAGAACTCTGATGATGGAAGATTAAAATGGGATGGGCCGTCGATAAGGGAAGGGCTGGGGTCGGGTAGCAGAGTTAGGTCGGTGATGAAGCAGAGGCGGGGAGGCTGTGCCCTCCTCCATCACCGCCCCCTACTCACCGCATGGTTCGTCACCACCTCGCGCACAAAGTTGATACCCTCGGGCAGTGGGATCTGCACCCCCCGCCACATCCGCTCTGTGGGTGGGAGCAGGTGGCTCAGCTTGGGTCCACCCAGCTCCCCTCGcctttccctctcctgcctcccgaCCCCCAGCCCTACCATTGAGCATGGGCATCACCCCAATCTGCAGCATGGTCTTCAGAGGGGCCTGCAGCGGGAtcagctgggagggaggaggcaggacatTAGGGCAGCCAGCAGGAAGCAGCCTGGCCTTCACTGCCCGGCCCCGACCCGGCCTCGgcacccccgccaccccccaaCTCACGGCCAGCGACTCCAGGGCGGACTGGTTTGAGTAGATTCGGAACCTACAGGAGAGAAACAAGTGTCCAGTGGGCACGAGGCCCAGACGCTCCCCCTCCTCGGGCCACCAGAAGCCCCCGAGTCTCAGCCGCAGATGCCCCCACCTTCACACCTGTCCGGGGGTTCTGCCATTCGCCAGGTGTGCATCCCTGGGAGAGTCCTTTCTCCCTCTTGCAGTTCCTTTTCTCCAAGTTTGCTACTTTTAATTTGTCGACCACTTCCTGTACACCAGCCTCGTGCTGGTAGCTTTGCACGTATGGTTTGTGTTTATTTAAGCAACCTTACAGAGCTCGCTCCCTCCCAGATACTAAGCGTGTTACAAAAgttaaatattaagatattttaaaatgccaactTGACTTCATCCTCCTGACAACCCTAAGAAGGAGGCACTATGAAATTGACTTGCACTTTTTAGATGAGGCAGATGAAGCCTAGAGAGAGGAAGTAATTTGCCTGCGGGCTCACAGGTGGTAACGGGCAGAAACTGCCTCTAGAATCTAGGCTCTTAACCACGACCCTGCAGTATCTCATTTAACCCCTGGGACAGTGCCGTCCAGTAGAACTTTTACAAAATGTTGCATGTTTGCCCTTGCCACGTAAGAGCCACTAGCTACCTGTGGCTAGCGTGGTAGATGCTGTTTTTTCCTAGCTCCCCCAGTGGCTATAGGTCTGAGTGGATTTCGCTCCCCAGTTGTTGGGCAGGTGCGATTATCCCGAAGGCACGGAGGCTCAGCGAGGTTAAGCGCTCGCCCGAGATCTTGGCCAGCTGCTTACCGGCGCAGGTCCAGCTGGGTGCGCAGCGCCTTCCCCCGGAGTGCCATCTTGGCGCTGAGACGGGCGTCCTGCAGGCAGGGGGGTTGGGGCAGGGTTACTGACCCACAGAGTCCACAGCACACTGTCCCTGACCCTCCGTAGCCCCCACTCTGGTGCCCGCACCATGGTCATGCTGGATAGCTGGACCTCGGGCTGGTCTGACGGGACCAGGGCGATGGTGACACTGGCAGTGACAGAGACCGTGGTACCCGAGGGCTTGATGGTGCAGCGAGGTGGGGCCAGGACGCGCAGCTCCAGCTTCAGCGGGGAGTCGATcactgctgggctctggggacagagtAGGGAGGGCGGGGGAAGTCCCAGACCTGTTCCCTGATGAGCCCCgggaggggagatggggtggCTCAGGTTCTGCCTGCTGGGAGCCCAGACACACAAATACGAGGACTGGTGTGGCTTCCCAGACCCTTCAGAACTGTGTCcagcctctgtgcctttgctgaCACAAGGGATGGAATGTCTCCTTTTCCTGCTGTCCTGAGTTCTCGATGGTGGATCCATCCCCAACCAGACTCCTCGGGGACGGTGTTTGCATCAAATATCCCCACCCTCTGCCCTATCGCCCTTCTCTGAACTGCTGTGCTCTTTCTCCTGTAGGCGCTGACCAATACTTCGCCTGTGTTAGCTCATTTAAACCTCATCATAACCATGTGAGGCAGGAATTACCGTACTCATCTTtgagatggggaaaccgaggcacagagaagttaagtaacttgtccgaGGTTCTGTGGTCATCCAGGTGCAGAACCTGGGATTCAGAGCCGGGCAGTTTGGCCAGAGAGTCCATGCCCCCACCAACGCTTGGCCATCAGGTTGATGGTGACGATGGGGATGACAGCAGTGGGGACAGCAGCTAGTGTTTCCTGAGCACTTACCTGCGCCGGGGGCTGCTCTAATTTCTTTACATGAATTGACTCAGCTCTCATCCTCACGACAGCCCTGGCAGGTTGTATAGTGTAGCGGAGATTAAGGGCAAGTTCTCTAACGATTACTgagatactttttaattttgacctTTCACCCCTCTCCCCATGAAACAAGggaaaataataagcaaaaagaaTACATCTgggtcgcctggctggctcagtaggtagagcatgtgactcttaatcttgagggtcatgagttcgagccccacggtgggcgtagagattatttaaaaaattaacttaaaaaaaagaatacatcgGTCATTGTTAAAGTCCCTACACTTAGAGAGCTTGGGTTCTCAGCCTGCCGTCCTCCTAGCTTCATGAAGAAGAGCAGGAGTAGCAAGGGCCCTTCACAGACTTGGAATCGACCTTGACAAACAAGAGGACTTAGCCACAGGCAGGAGGTCACGCCTTCTAAGGTTTACTCCATGGTGGCCGCGGAGGCCTCTGCCTGCACACCTCACGCGTCCCCTCGCTGGTGTGCAGGCGGTAGGGCCACCCACCCTGGCCACATCCCTACCTCCCGCCAACACTCACCAGCAGGACGATGCTCCCAAAGTAGGTGGCCCTCAGCAGCATGTCCAGATCGTGGGGCAcctggagaggggaaggggggatgaGGCAGGGTCATCAGGAGTTCCGGACAGGGCCCCTCTTGCCCATCCCACAGACAGGCCCCGGCATACCTTGTCCCCCACCAGTGACAGCTGCAGGGCCCCCGCCCGGAAGTAGCTCTCCATGGCAGAGTCAAAGAAGAACTCCGAGAAGGCCACGTACACCATCCGCTCCTCCTCCTGCAGTTGGGGCTCTACTGCCCGGTTGGGCAGGCTCCAGTTCCCCTCAGCCAGGGGAAAGAAGGCCCCCTGCAGTTGGGGGATCAGGGTCAGCTTGTGGCCCAGCACCCAGATGTTCCCACGCCCAGTGCCAGGCACCATGAGGGATGGTGGGGGTCGGACCCAGCTGCTATCTGGGGGGGGACTCATTAGCACAACTTCTTcttttaagttgtatttatttaagtaacctctccacccaacatggggcttgaactcatgaccccaagattcagagtcacatgctccaccgacacCCAGCCAGGTGTCCTCGTTAGCACAACTCTTAAAAAggcattcaggggcgcctggctggctcagatggttaagcgtctgccttcggctcaggtcataattcccgggtcctgggatcgagccccacgtcgggctcctggctcagcagggagcctgcttctccctctccctctgtctctcccccccccccgctcatgctctctctctatctctgtgtctcgaataaataaaatctttttaaaaattaattaattaattaaaaaaagaaaaaggcattcaAAGGAGGGCAGCTGGAGTTCTGCAAGGGAGCACTTCCATCAGACCAGAGAAGGGACGCCCAGgaaagggctggggaggaggaggcatgGTGGCCTTGAAAGATACAGAGCAGGAATGATAAAAGCTGCAGTTTACGCTGACACAGGGTACGTGTGTAGAGCTGTACATCCACCTGCTCCAGGGGAGACGGGGAAGGGCAGTGCgtgagcaaaggccctgaggtaggaagcGAGGGCGTATTTGGGCAAGAATGAGTGccgagagggtgcctgggtggctcagttggttgagcgactgccttcggctcaggtcatgatcctggagtcccaggatcgagtcccgcatcgggctccctgttcggcagggagtctgcttctccctctgaccctcctccctctcatgctctctgtctctcattctctctctcgcaaatcaataaaatcttaaaaaaaaaaaaaaaaaaaagaatgagtgccGAGAAACAGGGTGAGGTTAGAAAGGTGGGGCCAGACAAGGTTAACCAGGCTCAGAAGCCAGACCCAGGAGTTGAACGTAATTCTGCAGGCAGGCACGCTCAGCAGTGGAGTGGCCTCATCGGAGCTGTGCCTTTGGGGGACAAAACGAGCAACACAGGACAAGGAGGAGGTCTGGTCAGGTCAGAGACGCCCCACCAGCCAGGCAGCTCACCCGGAAGACCATGTCCAGATTGCTGTCGGACGCTACAGGATCCTTCAGGAGGGAGTAGTCGATGCCAACCAGCTCATCCACAGAGCTGCGAACTGCGGGAAGGAGCTCGGTCACTCCAGCTGTGTGATGCTGGGCCAGGTGCTCACCCATCTGGGCCTGTTTCTCACCCACAAAGCGGTGATTATAAATCTtccctcatagggttgttgtggggATCAAATTAGTTTTACGCGGGAAGTACTTAGTGCTCAGCAGCATTAATGCCgactgccaccaccaccatcatcggCCAATACAAGGGTTTCCTCAGATCACTGAACAAGATGCCAAGGGAGTCCCTTCCCTCGTTGTtctccctggcccctccctccctccccatgctctGTGTGTGGGGCCTGATATCTACCCCCCAGCAGACAGAGGTCACAGTTTAGGAAAAGGAAATTCATGTTAGTTGAGCACCTATGAAGTGCAGAGGATGAATACAAACAGGGTCCCAGTGATCAGCAAGCCCCTATCGAGGACCTTGACAGTGATCACTgagttaatcctcacaaccccTACAAGGAGGCATCACCAGCCAAGCGAAGataccaaggcccagagaggagtACTTACCTAGGGTCACATGGCCAGTCAGTAGCAGAGGCCATATCTGAAGCCAGGGCATGGTAGGGGCCCACCCTGAGGTATACCCAGCCTCCTCCTCAGCCCCGTTCCAGTCCCAGGCATGGCCCGGAGCTCCCCTCCCAGCCAGCGCCAACTCACCAGGCACTGTGTCCAGGAGGGAATTGAGGAGCACCATCCCTGCGTGGTAAAGCACGGGGCAGATCTGCGAGGTGGGGTCTAGAGTCAGGGCCTTCCAAAGAGAgggcacccccccacacacactgctGCTGTACCTGCTGGTTGAGGAGGAAGCGCATCCCCGAGGTGATGAATGTGGAGAGGAACTCATATACCTTCCTGCAAGGAGGGGAGAGACCACGTGAGCCCAGACTCTGCCCTACCCcaatccagatccaggagaaaTCACTGGCCAGAGAGACGGGGAGGAGGTGGCTCAACTTTGACCTGTATTACCGGCCCTTTAATGGAGGTTTTCCAAATCCCCTCGCTAGCCTGATTCTCAAGACCTCTCCTAacctctgccccccaccagccTAATGAATTTGCCCCCAGTTCTTCAAACCTGCTGTACGCATCCCCACCTCCAGATGCTTACTCATGCCCTCCCTTCCACCCTCAGAGTCCCTGTCCTGTATTTCCCTCTGTATGGGCTCAGATGCTTCCCCTTCCAGGCAGCCTTCCCAGATTGCCCTCTTCTGAACCCCTGGAGTACTCAGTTCCTCTCTCAAAGCCCCGATGACAAATGTTTTGTCCCTTCAACGAGGCTCTGAGTTCCTTTATGAATCCTCAGGGACTGGCATATACTCTATTTGTtcagtaaataaaaacttgaccGTATACCAACACCAGATGATAAATCCAGCatcttttctctcccactctctttgAGAGCTATCACAAAGTCCCCTTCTCAGGCCAAAACCTGAAATTATGCTATTGtttttattagtagtagtaaGAGCTACCTACCAATGATTGAGAACTCAGTTCATGCCCAGCTGTGCATACTGATCCTCACAATTACTCTTATCCAGGAAGCTAGCCACTaatatgccaggtactgttctaaatatttttacatatattaacaaaTAGTCTTTGCAACACCTTATAAAATAGTTGCTATTATCATCCTCATCTTACcaaggaggaaattgaggcacagagcttcaatgacttgcccaaggtcacagagcagggAAATGAGAGTTGCTGAGCATTGGACCCAGTTGGCCCGGCTCCCAAGCCTGTGCACTTTGCATTGCACCCGGCAAATGGCAGGGAGGCTCAAAGGGGGCTTACTTGAAGGTTCCCCCGAAGGCCGCGTGCATTCTGGAGACCGAGGCCTGGCAGGAGACGTTGGACACC
Above is a window of Halichoerus grypus chromosome 10, mHalGry1.hap1.1, whole genome shotgun sequence DNA encoding:
- the PLTP gene encoding phospholipid transfer protein: MALFGALLLALLAGAHAELPGCKTRVTSQALELVKQEGLRFLEQELETITIPDLRGREGHFYYNISEVKVTELQLTSSELHFQPEQELVLQISNASLGLRFRRQLLYWFFYDGGYINASAEGVSIRTALQLSRDATGRIKVSNVSCQASVSRMHAAFGGTFKKVYEFLSTFITSGMRFLLNQQICPVLYHAGMVLLNSLLDTVPVRSSVDELVGIDYSLLKDPVASDSNLDMVFRGAFFPLAEGNWSLPNRAVEPQLQEEERMVYVAFSEFFFDSAMESYFRAGALQLSLVGDKVPHDLDMLLRATYFGSIVLLSPAVIDSPLKLELRVLAPPRCTIKPSGTTVSVTASVTIALVPSDQPEVQLSSMTMDARLSAKMALRGKALRTQLDLRRFRIYSNQSALESLALIPLQAPLKTMLQIGVMPMLNERMWRGVQIPLPEGINFVREVVTNHAGFLTIGADLHFAKGLREVIEKNRPADTRDPWASSAPPPSTTAA